The DNA region TTTTCAAAAACTGACCAAAGACGGAGAGTGATCTTCTGAACCATTCAGTGTTGTCTGCAATGAAGTGCTCAAGGGTACTTTTGTACAACCATGTAAACTGTTCAAGTTCGGTGTCAGCGACAGCTGATGGACTACTGAACTGAAGGCAGAACAATAATGAGATTAACCCCGGTCCTTTAAGTCGTTTTATTAACCGGATTTTCTTTTTACAGGTGACCTTATGCAGAATCAAACTGACAACCTGAGCTTGTCTTGCTTATTGGTTGTCAGTGATTTTAGTTCAGATTTTGGAATTAGAAGTGGGCGACACGATACTGCTTCCCTTTAAAATGGGGCAGGTACCTCAAATGTCATCAATTCCTTCAAAGCCGGGTGTGTAAATGTCAGCCGGGTAGCGTGGAGATTCAGTCTTGCGCTGGCTTCATACGCCTCGGGATGGGCATAGAACTCACAGCCAAGAATCGGATGGCCCAGTTCTGCCATGTGTACCCTTAACTGGTGTGAGCGTCCTGTAACAGGCTCAAGCCATACACGACTGTTTTGTGATGAAGCTTCCTGATGCTGATTGGAGCAGGTATTGATACAGGTATTGATGCAGGTGTAGTGAGTCAGGGCTGGTTTGCCTTGTTCGTGATCAACCATCTGCTTTGGGCGGTTCGGCCAGTCGCAACGCATGGGCAGGTTCACGGAACCGGACTGTTCCGCAGGGGTTCCCCACACTTCTGCGGTGTATCCCTTACTGACCAGACGATCCTGAAACTGGCGACTTAACGCCCTGTGACTGTCTGCCTGAAGGGCAAACACCATCACTCCGGAAGTGGACATGTCCAGTCGGTGTACAACCCGGCTTTCAGGGTTTATTGCCTGCAGGCGAGACAGAGCGCTGTCAAAGTTGGCGGGATGACGTCCGGGTACGCTAAGCAGGCCAGCGGGTTTGTCGACCACTACCAGATGGTCGTCCCGGTAGAGTTCCCGGAGTTCCTCATGGCAGGGAGGTACTATATGTACAGGGCGTTCAGAAGTTTGGGCAGATTCAGTCATGGTGGAGAATTATGGCGGTAAAAGCCACCGATGTCAGTGGTGGCTTTTGCGAAGATGACAGGTATCAGGATACCTGTCGTGAAAAGCGAACCCTGAAACGTTGCCAGAATTCTGGCGATGTTCTGAAAATCAGCAGGCTGACAATCACATGCAGAACCGCCAGGGTCAGGAAAAACTCTTCAATGGTTCGATTGGCTACCCCCAGGAACAGCATTCCGAACACAGCGCTGCCAACCATGTAGGAGGAGTTCATAACATTCAGTGCAGCAATCATTCGCGCGCGGCGGCTTTCATCGGTTCTTTTCTGAACCATGGCGTACAGTGGCACAATAAACAGTCCGCCAAAAAAGCCAATCATGGCAAGGTCAAACAATACCCGGACATTGGCTGGAATCCTTATAAACTCACTGACACTGAGCAACGTTCCCTGAGTATTGGGTGAAATTGCAAAGAACAGATCCAGGGCAAAAAGGCTCAGGCCAAAAGCCCCCAGAGGCACGATGCCCGGTTCAACCTTTCCGTGGGAAATCCTTCCGCAGAACAGCGAGCCTGCTGCAACTCCAATGGTAAACATGGCGAGCATGATACTGACCACCTGAGGACTGCCCGCCAAAATCTGACTGGCAAGGTTTGGCAGTTGTGTCAGGTAGGCCGCACCGATAGCCCAGAACCAGGAGATGGCCACCAGGCTCATGTAAACCGTTTTATCGCCATGGGCATCCCTCATGATTTTCCGGGTCTGGCTGAACAGGTTGTAGCTGACTTCCAGCTCCGGCGCTGAAGCTTTGGCTTCCGGTACCTGTCTGGCGCAGAGCCAGCCAATAATAGCGAGCACAACAACCGATACAGCTATCCATTCATGGGCCTGAGGCAACTCAACCAATAGCCCTGCCCCAAGGGTTCCGAGGAGGATAGCGACAAAGGTACCCATTTCAACCAGAGCATTACCACCTACCAGTTCATCGTCGTGCAGATGCTGGGGAATGATGGCGTATTTCACCGGACCGAAGAAGGCACTCTGGGTTCCCATAAGGAACAGGAGAATCAGCAGTACCAGAAAGTTCTGGCTGATAATAAACCCGGCAGCCACAGCCATAATCGCAATTTCCAGCAGTTTCACCCTGCGGATAATCAGCGATTTTTCGTACTTGTCTGCCATTTGACCGGCAATACCGGAAAAGATGAAAAAAGGCAGGATAAATAAACCCGCTCCCAGATTGATAAACAGGTCAGAATCGAACGGCAACTGCTCTGCGGCAGCAAACGCAGCCATCAGGAGCAGTGTGTTTTTGTATATATTGTCGTTAAAAGCTCCCAGAAACTGGGTCGTAAAAAAAGGTAAAAACCGTCGTTTACCCAGCAGGGAAAGTTGGTGACTGTGACTCATTAGGTCTCCGCGTCCTGAAGTCTGAAACGGGTAGTTACTAAGAACATTCGCAGGTAATGAAGACTAATGCAACAATCGTTAATAACTTTTCACGGCTGACAGATAAAAGTCTGTGGTTTTATCAGGTAAGTGAATAGTCAGTCAAAGAATCTAATTGTTTTTCCTGACCAGAAATGATGATGAGCGGGGCGGAATAATTGTATTAAGAACCCCACTGTTAGATTAAGCGGGGAACAATAAATAGCATCAATTACATATTAGTTTTGTTTTGATTGGTTGTTTTTTTAAACACTTAATATGAATGTAGTTTATCTTTTCGTTGCTGCTTGTAAGTAAGCAGCCTTTATTTTTAGTGGTTAAGAACAAATGTTGCATATTATGTACACAAATAAAAAAGTAGGGTTCCTCCTTACCGGACGATAAGCTATAACTTATTTTTAATGCGATAGTTGTCCTGTATAGACACTATTTCGGCAATTATTTAACTAACTTTTCATGGCTCATTAAATGATCTTGATCAATAATTTCAAACCACCCATAGCCACTTTTGATTTTGCCATTCTTAACCAGCTGTTTGATTTCTGCATGTACCTTCTGACGGCTGACACCCAGCATTTCAGCCAGCTCGTTCTGTGTCGCATAAACTCTCCGGCTGACGGGCTCTGCGACGGTTGTCAGTTTGTGCATGACCCGTTCAGGCAGTGGCCTGATCAACAGTGACTCAATAATATCTTCCAGATCGCAGGCATTACCTGATAATGATTTTAATAACTCATTCATTAATGCAGGGTAATTATTCAGTTCTTCCGGCTTGACCTTAATTAAAAGTGATAAACAGTCTGTTTGCGCCTGAACTGACGTTGTATGTTTTTTGATACCATAGAAAAAACCAAAGTTAATCAGATGTTTGGAATGCTTGAAATGTATCGCAATCGAATGACTCTCCTGATTTGATTTAGAGGTTTTGGTAGAGCCGGAAAGAAGAATTAAAATGCCTTCTATTAATTCACCTTGTCTGCATATATATCCATCTGTTTGTGTTTTGATCAATCGACATTTTGGAGTCAGCTTTCTAAGTTCTTGTTCAGATATCTGGTCACCTAATAAATCTAACAGGTATGGTTCAACGGAAGGTGTTTTGTAAATTGATGATAGAAGTTTTATGGGTGGAGAATAATACACGAGAGTCATCGCGCCCTTAATAATATATTGTCGCTTATAATTAGTACCACATTAAAAAAATTAATAAAGACTGTTTTATTAAATTTTTACTATTGCTCCGAATATTCTTCGGAGCATGTAAGGAAATAGTCAAACATTAACAGGTATGGCCTGAAAAGTAACAGATGGTTTCACCAGTTCATCCTGAGAACCAATCAGTTGTAACTCCTTGCTACCGGCCAGACTGGTGTTTTTGAACAACCCATGCATAGCCCCGGCAATATGCTCAAGTGAATGTTTAAGGTCACAGTTTTCCAGAAGTTTCGCCATAAATAACGCCGCTGTTGCGTCGCCAGAGCCACTGACAACCCCGTTGATCGGGTACGCCGGTGTTTTAACCAGCCAGGCTTCTGAATCATTGACTGCCATCATCGCAATATGCTTTCCCTTGCAGTCGTCCGTTATAAGGCTTGTGACCAGCACCATGTCGGGACCTTCTGCCAGCAGGCTTCTGGCACCCTTTAATGCCTGCTCTGTAGAGGCTATTTTTCTGCCGGTAAGCAGCTCCAGTTCAAAATGGTTAGGCGTAATAATATTGGCCTGCTGGATCACCTTGTTCCGAAAAAAGTCTGGAATGTCTTTCTGCACATAAATGCCGGTGTCAGTGTCACCAATCACCGGGTCGCAGCAGTACAGCACCTCAGGGTTTGCAGAACGAACGCGTTCAACCGCATCCAGTATCACTTCCGCCATGCCCGGGTCACCCATATATCCGGACAGGATGGCGTCGCATTCGGCAAAAGCACCATGTTCCTCCATCCCCAGCAGTACATCCCGCACGGTTTCGGGGGTAAACACAGGGCCTCGCCAGCCAGTATGACCGGTGTGATTGGAAAACATGACAGTATTGATGGGCCAGACATTAAAGCCCAGCCGCTGCAGCGGGAAAACAGCTGATGAATTGCCCGCGTGACCTACAGCAACATGGGACTGGATTGAAAGAATATTCATGCATCAGACTGTACTCACTAATGATTTCAGCCTCAAGCGTTTGCGTTGGGAGAGCCGCTATTCTCTTAACAACTCACCGGCAATGATCATTTTGCGAACCTCGGTGGTGCCTGCGCCGATTTCCAGCAATTTGGTAGAACGGAACAGGCGGTTTATTTCCGATTCCCAGATATAGCCCGTCCCGCCATGTATCTGTACACCGTTGTCTAAAACCCGGTTGCACATATCGGCACAATACATAATGGAAGCCGCAGTGCGGGCATGGATTTCACCACGGCCTGCGGTGGTTTCATCAATATTGGAGACTTCTGCCAGTACCTGCCAGCAGAAGGTTTTCATGGTTTCGACCCAGACGTACATATCGGCCAGCCGTGACTGAATCATCTGAAAGCTGGCAATGGTTTTGCCAAACTGCTCACGGGTCTGAGCATAATCCACCGACAGTTCCAGCGTGCGCTCAGCAATACCCACATTAATCGGGGCAATCATGGCACGCTCAATGTCCAGGCCGCTCATCACGACCTTGTGACCCTCATGTTCTTTTCCGACAATGTTTTCCACCGGAACCCGCAGGTCTTCAAAGACCAGTTCACCGGTCTGGCTGCCCCGGAATCCCATCTTTTGCAGCTTTTGAGCTACTTTAAATCCGGGTGAACCGGTTTCAACGACAAATGCCGTAATACCTTTGGAACCCCGGTCAGGTTGAGTTCTGGCGTACACCAGACAGACGTCGGCAACAGGGCCATTGGTAATATAAATCTTGGAGCCGTTAAGAATGTATTCATCCCCCTCCCGAACGGCTTTTGTCCGCATGGAGCCCAGCGCGTCGGAACCGGCACCGGGTTCGGTTAAGCCCAGACAGCCTGTCCATTCACCAGAGCAAAGTTTTGGCAGATACTTCTGCCGGATCATTTCGCTGCCGTTGTTATACAGGCTGTTCACACAAAGGTTGTCGTGGGCAACCCAGCTCAGTGCAAAGGCATGGTTCCAGCGGGATATTGCCTGCAGAATCAAACCGGCTTCCAGTATCGACAAGCCTGCGCCGCCATACTGTTCCGGCACGGTTACACCCAGCAGACCCAGTTTGCCCATTTCCTTAAAGGTATCCTGCGGCCACCACTCTTCATTATCCATCTTTTCACACAGGGGATAGAGTTGTTCCCGGGCAAAACGATCGGCATGATCCATCAGGCTTTGCTGGTCAGGGGTAAGGGCAAAAGCATGGCTGTTAGCTGAGCTGTTCATAATTATTCATCCTCGGACTGTTAAAACCGCATCACACCATAGCGGGGATCACCAAAAGGTACGTTCAGTGAAGCACTGATCGACAGCGCCAGGGCGTTTCGGGTATCCACCGGATCGATAATGCCGTCGTCCCAAAGCTCGGACGACGTGTAGTAGGCACTGGTCTGGTTTTCGTAACTGGCCAGTACCGAGGCCCGAATGGCTTCCAGCTCTTCCGGGTCAGGCTCTATACTTTCCCGCTGCAACTGTTTCAGTTTGATGGTGACCAGGGTATTGGCCGCCTGATCAGCCCCCATCACCGAAGTTTCGCTATTTGGCCAGCTGAACAGGGTGCGGGCATCAAACGCCCTGCCGCACATGCCATAATTGCCTGCGCCAAAGGAACCATTGGTCATTATGGTGAACTTGGGAACATCGGAGCATGCCTGCGCCATAATCATTTTCGCACCGTCCTTGGCAATGCCCCGGCGTTCGTAATCCTTACCCACCATATAGCCGGTAATATTTTGCAGGAACACCAGTGGCACATGGTTCTGGTTACACAGCTGTATAAAGTGCGCCGCTTTCAGTGAACTGTCGTTAAACAGTACACCGTTATTGCCCAGAATCCCGACCTTGTAACCCCAGACGTTGGCATAGCCACACACCAGTGTATTGCCATAATCCGGCTGATATTCAGAAAAACGGCTGCCGTCCACTATTCGGGCGATGACTTCACGCATATCAAACTGTTTCTTAATGTCATCAGGAATGATGCCGTACAGTTCGGACGGGTCGTAATAGGGCTCTTCAGGGGATTCCTGCTGCAAATTGAATTTGGGCTTCTGTTCCCACTGGGCAACGATTTCCCGTCCGATGGCAATCGCTTCTTTCTCATTGCTGGCGAAATAATCACAGGTGCCGGACACCGAGGTGTGCATACGGGCGCCGCCCAGTTCATCCACTGTCACGTCTTCACCGGTTGCCGCTTTCACCAGGGGCGGGCCACCCAGAAAAACAGCGCCGGTACCGTCAACAATCACGGAGTAGTCCGACAGGCTGGGAATATAAGCGCCGCCTGCCGTGCAATGACCAAAGACCAGCGCCAGCTGTTTACAACCCAGTCTGGACAGTTGTGTCTGGTTGCGGAAAATCCTTCCCGCCATATATTTATCGGCAAAAAATTCCGACTGCATGGGCAGGTAGCCACCGGCGCTGTCGCACAGATGAATGACGGGCAACTGATTTTCAATGGCAATATCCAGCGCCCGTACCGTTTTTTTAACGGTTAGCGGAAACCAGGCACCGCCTTTGACGGAGCTGTCACTGGCATTGATTAAGACTTCCCGTCCACCCACAACCCCGATACCGGTAATGCACCCGGCTGACGGGGCAATGCCGTCATAAGCCATGTTGGCAGCCAGTGAAGACAGTTCCAGAAACGGAGTACCCGGATCGAGCAGAAGTTCTAACCGCTCTCTGGGCAGCATTTTGTTCTGGTTTTTCAGCCGCTGGATATCTTTTTCCGGACGGACAAAGCGGGCGGCTTCCTGTTTCTGGTGAAACTCTGCGAGTATTTTTTTATTGTGAGCCCGGTACTGTCTGAACTCGGATGACTGGGTGTTTATACGGGTTTGCAGTCTTCTCATGGTGATGCCTCCCCGACGATATCCACCAGAACCGAGCCTTTTTCAAAGCTGTCACCAGCACCACTGATATGAATGCTTTCAACCGTACCAGATGTTGTGGCGCGAATAGCCATTTGCAGCTTCATACTTTCAATGAGTAAAAGACAATCGCCTTCTTTTACATGCTGCCCCACCGCAGTATTCAGCTCAATAACGACTCCGGGCATGGGGGCGATGACCCTGCCGCTGGCAGAGCCCCCCTCTGAAGCGGCTTCACTGAACTCATCAATGCATTCGAGATACCAGGTTTTACCACCAATATGAATGAAGAGCTGTTGCTCATCCTGAGCGATGTAAACCTGCTGACAGTCTTCATCCAGGGTTAACAGCGCGTCATTGGGACTGAACCATTGCAGTCCGGCGGTGACCTGATGGTTGTCTATTTCCAGCAGGGCTGAATGGTGTTTTCGGACTGGAGTCACTGAATAGACCGAGCCATTAAATAAAAATTTTGGTTGCAT from Endozoicomonas sp. NE40 includes:
- a CDS encoding Crp/Fnr family transcriptional regulator is translated as MYYSPPIKLLSSIYKTPSVEPYLLDLLGDQISEQELRKLTPKCRLIKTQTDGYICRQGELIEGILILLSGSTKTSKSNQESHSIAIHFKHSKHLINFGFFYGIKKHTTSVQAQTDCLSLLIKVKPEELNNYPALMNELLKSLSGNACDLEDIIESLLIRPLPERVMHKLTTVAEPVSRRVYATQNELAEMLGVSRQKVHAEIKQLVKNGKIKSGYGWFEIIDQDHLMSHEKLVK
- a CDS encoding acetyl-CoA carboxylase biotin carboxyl carrier protein subunit, producing MQPKFLFNGSVYSVTPVRKHHSALLEIDNHQVTAGLQWFSPNDALLTLDEDCQQVYIAQDEQQLFIHIGGKTWYLECIDEFSEAASEGGSASGRVIAPMPGVVIELNTAVGQHVKEGDCLLLIESMKLQMAIRATTSGTVESIHISGAGDSFEKGSVLVDIVGEASP
- the pdxY gene encoding pyridoxal kinase PdxY, which gives rise to MNILSIQSHVAVGHAGNSSAVFPLQRLGFNVWPINTVMFSNHTGHTGWRGPVFTPETVRDVLLGMEEHGAFAECDAILSGYMGDPGMAEVILDAVERVRSANPEVLYCCDPVIGDTDTGIYVQKDIPDFFRNKVIQQANIITPNHFELELLTGRKIASTEQALKGARSLLAEGPDMVLVTSLITDDCKGKHIAMMAVNDSEAWLVKTPAYPINGVVSGSGDATAALFMAKLLENCDLKHSLEHIAGAMHGLFKNTSLAGSKELQLIGSQDELVKPSVTFQAIPVNV
- a CDS encoding acyl-CoA dehydrogenase family protein; protein product: MNSSANSHAFALTPDQQSLMDHADRFAREQLYPLCEKMDNEEWWPQDTFKEMGKLGLLGVTVPEQYGGAGLSILEAGLILQAISRWNHAFALSWVAHDNLCVNSLYNNGSEMIRQKYLPKLCSGEWTGCLGLTEPGAGSDALGSMRTKAVREGDEYILNGSKIYITNGPVADVCLVYARTQPDRGSKGITAFVVETGSPGFKVAQKLQKMGFRGSQTGELVFEDLRVPVENIVGKEHEGHKVVMSGLDIERAMIAPINVGIAERTLELSVDYAQTREQFGKTIASFQMIQSRLADMYVWVETMKTFCWQVLAEVSNIDETTAGRGEIHARTAASIMYCADMCNRVLDNGVQIHGGTGYIWESEINRLFRSTKLLEIGAGTTEVRKMIIAGELLRE
- a CDS encoding MFS transporter, which translates into the protein MSHSHQLSLLGKRRFLPFFTTQFLGAFNDNIYKNTLLLMAAFAAAEQLPFDSDLFINLGAGLFILPFFIFSGIAGQMADKYEKSLIIRRVKLLEIAIMAVAAGFIISQNFLVLLILLFLMGTQSAFFGPVKYAIIPQHLHDDELVGGNALVEMGTFVAILLGTLGAGLLVELPQAHEWIAVSVVVLAIIGWLCARQVPEAKASAPELEVSYNLFSQTRKIMRDAHGDKTVYMSLVAISWFWAIGAAYLTQLPNLASQILAGSPQVVSIMLAMFTIGVAAGSLFCGRISHGKVEPGIVPLGAFGLSLFALDLFFAISPNTQGTLLSVSEFIRIPANVRVLFDLAMIGFFGGLFIVPLYAMVQKRTDESRRARMIAALNVMNSSYMVGSAVFGMLFLGVANRTIEEFFLTLAVLHVIVSLLIFRTSPEFWQRFRVRFSRQVS
- a CDS encoding acyl-CoA carboxylase subunit beta; its protein translation is MRRLQTRINTQSSEFRQYRAHNKKILAEFHQKQEAARFVRPEKDIQRLKNQNKMLPRERLELLLDPGTPFLELSSLAANMAYDGIAPSAGCITGIGVVGGREVLINASDSSVKGGAWFPLTVKKTVRALDIAIENQLPVIHLCDSAGGYLPMQSEFFADKYMAGRIFRNQTQLSRLGCKQLALVFGHCTAGGAYIPSLSDYSVIVDGTGAVFLGGPPLVKAATGEDVTVDELGGARMHTSVSGTCDYFASNEKEAIAIGREIVAQWEQKPKFNLQQESPEEPYYDPSELYGIIPDDIKKQFDMREVIARIVDGSRFSEYQPDYGNTLVCGYANVWGYKVGILGNNGVLFNDSSLKAAHFIQLCNQNHVPLVFLQNITGYMVGKDYERRGIAKDGAKMIMAQACSDVPKFTIMTNGSFGAGNYGMCGRAFDARTLFSWPNSETSVMGADQAANTLVTIKLKQLQRESIEPDPEELEAIRASVLASYENQTSAYYTSSELWDDGIIDPVDTRNALALSISASLNVPFGDPRYGVMRF
- a CDS encoding pseudouridine synthase, which gives rise to MTESAQTSERPVHIVPPCHEELRELYRDDHLVVVDKPAGLLSVPGRHPANFDSALSRLQAINPESRVVHRLDMSTSGVMVFALQADSHRALSRQFQDRLVSKGYTAEVWGTPAEQSGSVNLPMRCDWPNRPKQMVDHEQGKPALTHYTCINTCINTCSNQHQEASSQNSRVWLEPVTGRSHQLRVHMAELGHPILGCEFYAHPEAYEASARLNLHATRLTFTHPALKELMTFEVPAPF